One region of Gaiellales bacterium genomic DNA includes:
- a CDS encoding NAD(P) transhydrogenase subunit alpha: MNESLLVELTVFVLAAFVGIEVISKVPTMLHTPLMSGTNAIHGIVIVAALIVAGSSEQDGLIRTIGFVAVVLASANVVGGFVVTDRMLEMFKKREPPKDG; the protein is encoded by the coding sequence GTGAACGAGTCCCTGCTGGTCGAGCTGACCGTCTTCGTCCTGGCCGCGTTCGTCGGCATCGAGGTGATCTCGAAGGTGCCGACGATGCTGCACACGCCGCTGATGTCGGGCACGAACGCGATTCACGGGATCGTGATCGTCGCTGCTCTGATCGTCGCCGGTTCCTCGGAGCAAGACGGGCTGATTCGCACGATCGGCTTCGTCGCCGTCGTGCTCGCGTCCGCCAACGTCGTGGGCGGCTTCGTCGTCACCGACCGCATGCTCGAGATGTTCAAGAAGCGCGAACCGCCGAAGGACGGGTAG
- a CDS encoding Re/Si-specific NAD(P)(+) transhydrogenase subunit alpha: protein MYVAVPREHAPGERRVALTPDAVGRLAPLGIEILVESGAGAPAALPDAAYREAGATIVDTAAALHEQADLVVRVGRIEPDEVSALREGCAFVGWLWPRTSPELVQALCDRRITAWGMESIPRATRAQRMDALSSQATVSGYRSVILAAETLPKFFPMLMTAAGTVAPAKVLVLGAGVAGLQAIATARRLGAVVSAFDTRPVVKEQVESLGAAFVEIELAVTGAQDSRGYATALTDEQQAQQQRELERHIADMDVVITTALVPGRPAPRLIPASAVQAMRPGSVIVDLAAETGGNCELTEPGETVVREDVTIIGQLNLPAGMPLHASQMYARNIGAVLEHLVHDGELAIDLDDEINADAIITHDGRVTTRLLQTEAA from the coding sequence ATGTACGTGGCCGTTCCGCGAGAGCACGCCCCCGGCGAGCGTCGGGTGGCGCTCACGCCGGACGCGGTGGGCCGGCTTGCGCCGCTCGGGATCGAGATTCTCGTGGAGTCCGGGGCGGGCGCGCCCGCGGCGCTCCCGGACGCCGCCTACCGCGAGGCCGGCGCCACCATCGTCGACACGGCGGCCGCGCTCCACGAGCAGGCCGACCTGGTCGTCCGCGTCGGCCGCATCGAGCCCGATGAGGTCTCCGCGCTGCGCGAAGGCTGCGCCTTCGTCGGCTGGCTGTGGCCACGCACGAGCCCCGAGCTGGTGCAAGCGCTCTGCGACCGCCGGATCACCGCCTGGGGCATGGAGTCGATCCCGCGCGCTACCCGGGCGCAGCGGATGGACGCGCTCTCGTCGCAGGCCACGGTGTCCGGCTACCGGTCGGTGATCCTGGCCGCCGAGACGCTGCCGAAGTTCTTCCCGATGCTGATGACTGCGGCCGGCACGGTGGCCCCGGCCAAGGTGCTCGTGCTCGGCGCCGGCGTGGCCGGGCTGCAGGCGATCGCGACCGCCCGCCGGCTGGGCGCCGTCGTCTCGGCGTTCGACACCCGCCCGGTCGTGAAGGAGCAGGTCGAGAGCCTGGGCGCGGCGTTCGTCGAGATCGAGCTCGCGGTCACGGGCGCACAGGACTCGCGCGGGTACGCGACCGCGCTGACCGACGAGCAGCAGGCCCAGCAGCAGCGCGAGCTCGAGCGCCACATCGCAGACATGGACGTCGTCATCACGACGGCGCTCGTCCCCGGCCGCCCGGCCCCGCGCCTGATCCCCGCCTCGGCGGTCCAGGCGATGCGGCCCGGCTCGGTGATCGTCGACCTGGCCGCCGAGACCGGCGGCAACTGCGAGCTGACCGAGCCCGGCGAGACGGTCGTGCGCGAGGACGTGACGATCATCGGCCAGCTCAACCTGCCGGCCGGGATGCCGCTCCACGCCAGCCAGATGTACGCGCGCAACATCGGCGCGGTGCTCGAGCACCTGGTGCACGACGGCGAGCTCGCAATCGATCTCGACGACGAGATCAACGCCGATGCGATCATCACGCACGACGGCCGCGTGACCACGCGGCTTCTGCAGACGGAGGCCGCGTGA